A single region of the Gracilibacillus caseinilyticus genome encodes:
- a CDS encoding aspartate/glutamate racemase family protein translates to MKKAGIVGGLGPESTVDYYPTFIAKYQDKLNSKQVLPELFINSINMYNVFACISENRLNDLIEYVGDAVQKLEAIGADFIVISANTSHIVFEEVRQQTKVPMISIVEATYEKATEQGLKKVGLLGTKFTMEHDFFKKPFLDNGKEIVVPSEQDQLFIHEKIVEELENGIVNPETKQSFLAIIRTMMEEEHIDSLILGCTELPMILEEGDVDVALLNTTEIHIDKMLQQVFLSE, encoded by the coding sequence GTGAAAAAGGCAGGTATTGTTGGCGGGCTTGGCCCAGAATCAACCGTGGACTACTATCCAACATTTATCGCAAAATATCAAGACAAGTTGAACAGCAAACAGGTGCTGCCAGAGCTGTTCATCAACAGTATTAATATGTATAACGTTTTTGCTTGTATCAGCGAAAACAGATTGAATGACTTGATCGAATATGTTGGGGACGCGGTACAAAAACTGGAAGCAATCGGCGCAGATTTTATCGTGATCTCAGCCAATACCTCGCATATTGTCTTTGAGGAAGTCAGGCAGCAAACAAAGGTACCAATGATCAGCATCGTGGAGGCAACTTATGAAAAGGCCACAGAACAAGGATTAAAAAAAGTAGGGCTGCTCGGTACTAAATTCACGATGGAGCATGACTTCTTTAAAAAGCCATTCCTGGATAATGGGAAAGAAATCGTCGTTCCAAGTGAACAAGATCAGCTGTTCATACATGAAAAAATTGTCGAAGAGTTAGAGAATGGCATCGTCAACCCGGAGACGAAGCAATCTTTTCTGGCAATTATCCGTACGATGATGGAGGAGGAACATATCGACAGTCTTATTCTAGGGTGTACGGAACTTCCGATGATTCTTGAAGAAGGCGACGTTGATGTTGCGCTGTTAAATACGACAGAGATTCATATTGATAAAATGTTGCAACAGGTTTTCTTATCAGAATGA
- a CDS encoding helix-turn-helix transcriptional regulator translates to MSKVSNCLQMIQILMARPKMKIDDLATELDVKPRMIRHYRDELEKAGIYIESERGVNGGYSLDKRSILPIRNFNSTEVQELQIAIKAYISRQPEEDGTLSNALEKIRAGQRDQSLSSKHFYFANDYLINTEVGNESEH, encoded by the coding sequence ATGAGTAAAGTAAGTAATTGCCTGCAAATGATTCAAATTCTGATGGCACGGCCAAAGATGAAAATTGATGATTTGGCAACAGAGCTAGATGTGAAACCGAGAATGATACGTCATTACCGTGATGAATTAGAAAAGGCAGGTATTTACATAGAGAGTGAACGTGGAGTGAATGGAGGATATTCTTTGGACAAAAGATCGATACTACCCATTCGAAACTTTAACTCTACCGAAGTGCAGGAGCTGCAAATTGCAATCAAAGCATATATATCCAGACAGCCAGAAGAGGACGGAACATTAAGCAATGCGTTAGAAAAAATCAGGGCAGGCCAGCGTGATCAGTCATTAAGCAGCAAGCATTTTTATTTTGCCAATGACTACCTCATCAATACCGAGGTCGGAAATGAATCAGAGCATTAA
- a CDS encoding WYL domain-containing protein has translation MITYEAASTNKVTERMINPYAFVVYDENIYCVAYCEHKLDMQTFKIIRIHQVEAMENTYDIPEDFDIREQFPQLGFIREPLEVELVIETPFSNQVKESIYSENQVIEELPNNAIRFKATLNGSHSIKRWILGMGPKATVFGPDDLRKEIESEVEQMLQQYKS, from the coding sequence ATGATTACATATGAAGCAGCATCGACGAACAAAGTCACAGAGCGTATGATTAATCCCTATGCTTTTGTTGTATATGATGAGAATATCTACTGTGTGGCGTACTGTGAACACAAATTAGATATGCAAACGTTCAAGATTATTCGTATTCATCAGGTCGAAGCCATGGAGAATACGTATGACATACCGGAAGATTTCGATATTCGTGAGCAGTTTCCACAGCTAGGATTCATCCGTGAGCCTCTGGAAGTGGAGCTGGTGATTGAAACACCTTTCTCCAACCAGGTCAAAGAATCGATTTACAGTGAGAATCAAGTGATCGAGGAGCTGCCAAATAATGCTATACGATTCAAGGCGACATTGAATGGTTCCCACTCGATCAAGAGATGGATATTAGGCATGGGACCGAAAGCAACCGTCTTTGGGCCTGATGACTTAAGAAAAGAAATCGAATCGGAAGTAGAGCAGATGTTACAGCAATATAAAAGCTAG
- a CDS encoding DUF5391 family protein, whose product MKNSIVITTALSAILFCSMLIASSVSPLADSGPNANTFNSPGLWLSVSMILIVYIIPLGIYMIGIEGMKYVLAVLCGFGLLINMSLIPVNVIHGVVTDHFTPMSAVVLVFCIATSTVNVIWYFVAFRKKTGIA is encoded by the coding sequence ATGAAAAATAGTATTGTAATTACTACTGCGCTATCAGCAATTCTTTTTTGTTCGATGCTGATTGCAAGTTCGGTTTCTCCACTTGCTGATTCAGGTCCGAACGCTAATACGTTTAATTCACCGGGGTTATGGCTTTCTGTCAGTATGATTCTAATTGTTTACATTATACCATTAGGAATATATATGATAGGAATAGAGGGTATGAAATACGTTTTGGCTGTACTTTGCGGATTTGGATTGCTAATTAATATGTCTTTGATACCAGTTAATGTTATACATGGTGTCGTAACAGATCACTTCACTCCGATGTCAGCGGTCGTTTTAGTTTTCTGTATTGCAACATCGACCGTAAATGTTATTTGGTATTTTGTGGCTTTTCGAAAAAAAACGGGCATTGCTTAA
- a CDS encoding class III lanthipeptide has translation MKQVLSLQQMESKRTVELRAGSSLSINCKVVSTISIAIC, from the coding sequence ATGAAACAAGTACTTTCTCTGCAACAAATGGAATCTAAGAGAACTGTTGAGTTAAGAGCTGGATCTTCCCTTAGCATCAACTGTAAAGTGGTTAGCACGATCAGCATTGCAATTTGTTAG
- the lanKC gene encoding class III lanthionine synthetase LanKC: MDMRYLRYVLPGERYYEPPKIRAEDSTLCVSTIPEGWRTQSDDHWVYYVKPNSTLPIQGWKIHISSTAKEAQSTLDIVSSFLFKESIPFKHVSNIRELVFKNSKYGDRGSSGKFITVYPLNNKNFEYLMKQLHELLSGKPNGPYILSDKRWFDGNVYFRYGAFGEMYVSEGAAKIPAIKTPTGEYVPDSREAYYVVPHFVKEPDFIQEMTEIQESKMVTPSELNNYEMDSALHFSNGGGVYLAYLKETGEQFVLKEGRPGAGLDGQSKDAVERLNHEASILKRLKGLNHVVQYRDLFQAWEHTFLVEEYISGTPLNTWLAAYYPFSNNEDYSDYSPRLINILKQIIQALEEIHSRGVGMGDLQPANVMVTASDEVKLIDFESASDISDDKHPGLMTPGYTGSIDLNRKQADWFALSRIARQVFVPIGPVYDMAEDVLNKHDEWIIRTFGQEALDIIKGIESKCEELEATPIESVLSAPSQFLKKEDLPQIIENLRKGIVADLRDGQRLLPGDIRQFESPNGLLNVLTGGFGAVMALSRTGQLPPKAEEWVETYSSETYFKDLDYGLFTGKAGIAGVLYETGRIDKAKKIYDSIPEQLDMNDISLMSGLSGIGLGLLSASTLPELDYLLDKALSIADQLELLLEQDVPVRPSDMDAIPIGLLDGWSGVSLFFSALYRVTGDNHWFNLSNRSIAKDMDQCVLEDSGLYQVKDNSRFVPYLYGGSAGIGLAMIVLRQLQETKLWEKELRGIGHLTKSKCFYSPGLFRGLTGLIEFANAIDSELNIMGDTHVEKAIETINLFLLESDGKYYLPGDYNYRISGDVFSGSSGMLLVLNAIKSSRYFSWMPIPEINKLFPVSLKGGESHETSTFSATNGI, from the coding sequence ATGGACATGCGTTATTTAAGGTATGTGCTACCTGGAGAACGATATTATGAACCACCTAAGATAAGAGCAGAAGATTCAACACTGTGTGTATCTACTATACCTGAAGGGTGGAGAACACAATCGGACGATCACTGGGTTTATTATGTTAAACCCAATTCTACACTTCCTATACAAGGTTGGAAGATCCATATAAGTTCAACTGCCAAAGAGGCTCAAAGCACACTAGACATCGTTTCTTCATTTTTATTTAAAGAATCTATTCCATTTAAACATGTTTCGAATATTAGGGAATTAGTGTTCAAAAACTCAAAATATGGGGATCGAGGTAGTTCTGGTAAATTCATTACTGTTTATCCCTTAAATAATAAGAATTTTGAATATTTGATGAAGCAATTACATGAACTATTAAGCGGTAAGCCTAACGGGCCTTACATTCTAAGTGATAAGCGGTGGTTTGACGGGAATGTGTATTTTCGCTATGGGGCTTTTGGAGAAATGTATGTTTCCGAGGGTGCTGCTAAAATTCCAGCAATCAAAACACCCACCGGAGAGTATGTCCCTGATTCACGTGAGGCGTATTATGTTGTTCCGCATTTTGTAAAAGAGCCTGACTTCATTCAAGAAATGACGGAAATTCAAGAATCAAAGATGGTTACTCCCTCAGAATTAAATAACTATGAAATGGACTCTGCTCTCCATTTTAGTAATGGTGGCGGTGTATATTTAGCCTATTTAAAAGAAACCGGTGAGCAATTCGTACTCAAAGAAGGTAGACCTGGTGCAGGGCTTGACGGTCAAAGTAAAGATGCGGTTGAACGTCTTAATCACGAAGCATCTATATTGAAAAGACTGAAAGGCTTGAATCACGTCGTTCAATATCGTGATTTGTTCCAAGCGTGGGAGCATACATTTCTTGTAGAAGAATATATATCCGGTACGCCTTTAAACACTTGGTTAGCAGCATATTATCCATTTTCAAACAATGAAGACTACTCTGATTATAGTCCAAGATTAATTAATATTTTAAAGCAAATTATTCAAGCTTTAGAGGAGATTCATTCACGTGGTGTTGGTATGGGAGATCTTCAACCAGCTAATGTTATGGTCACTGCATCCGATGAGGTGAAACTTATTGATTTTGAGTCTGCTAGTGATATTAGTGACGATAAACATCCTGGATTAATGACGCCGGGATATACCGGTTCAATTGATCTAAATCGAAAACAAGCTGATTGGTTTGCATTATCCCGTATAGCTAGGCAAGTTTTTGTTCCGATTGGACCAGTTTATGATATGGCTGAGGATGTTCTAAATAAGCATGATGAATGGATTATCAGAACATTTGGGCAAGAGGCTTTAGATATTATAAAGGGTATTGAAAGCAAATGTGAGGAGTTAGAGGCGACGCCTATTGAGAGTGTCCTATCTGCTCCATCCCAATTCTTGAAAAAAGAGGACTTACCACAGATTATAGAAAATCTGAGGAAAGGAATCGTGGCTGATTTAAGAGATGGTCAAAGACTGTTACCAGGAGATATCCGTCAATTTGAGTCACCAAATGGACTATTAAATGTTCTAACAGGTGGTTTTGGTGCAGTGATGGCGTTATCACGCACCGGTCAATTACCCCCAAAAGCTGAAGAATGGGTGGAAACATATAGTAGCGAAACCTACTTCAAAGATCTGGATTATGGTCTGTTCACAGGAAAGGCAGGCATTGCTGGAGTTCTATATGAAACTGGAAGAATAGATAAAGCTAAGAAAATATATGATTCGATTCCAGAACAATTGGATATGAATGATATATCTCTCATGTCAGGATTATCTGGTATTGGGTTAGGGTTGTTATCAGCCTCAACTCTACCTGAGTTGGATTATTTATTAGACAAAGCATTATCTATTGCCGATCAACTTGAATTACTACTTGAACAAGATGTACCAGTAAGGCCGAGTGATATGGATGCTATTCCGATTGGGCTCTTGGATGGATGGTCTGGCGTCTCCTTGTTTTTTAGCGCATTGTATCGAGTGACAGGTGATAACCACTGGTTCAATTTGTCTAACCGTTCTATTGCCAAAGATATGGACCAATGCGTTTTGGAAGACTCCGGATTGTACCAAGTGAAAGATAATTCGCGGTTTGTGCCATATCTTTATGGTGGCAGTGCGGGAATTGGTTTAGCAATGATTGTTCTCCGACAGTTACAGGAAACAAAGCTTTGGGAAAAAGAACTACGAGGGATTGGGCATTTGACAAAATCCAAATGTTTTTATAGTCCTGGATTATTTAGGGGATTAACAGGACTCATTGAGTTTGCAAATGCAATTGACTCTGAATTAAACATTATGGGTGATACTCATGTCGAAAAAGCGATCGAAACTATTAATCTATTTTTGCTAGAAAGTGATGGAAAATACTATTTACCAGGAGACTATAACTATAGAATTTCTGGTGATGTATTTTCAGGTTCATCAGGTATGCTCCTTGTATTAAATGCAATTAAATCAAGTAGATATTTCTCATGGATGCCAATTCCTGAGATTAATAAGTTATTCCCAGTTTCTTTGAAAGGGGGTGAATCACATGAAACAAGTACTTTCTCTGCAACAAATGGAATCTAA
- a CDS encoding class III lanthipeptide codes for MSQKEDMHNVLNLQKMKNTQRNALTSNLSVICKEESTISLFACLPDDWN; via the coding sequence ATGTCACAAAAAGAGGATATGCATAATGTGTTAAATTTACAAAAAATGAAAAACACGCAGCGGAACGCCTTAACATCAAACTTAAGCGTGATCTGTAAAGAAGAAAGTACAATCAGTCTTTTTGCCTGTCTACCAGATGATTGGAATTAA
- a CDS encoding trypsin-like serine peptidase produces the protein MSSEQKKILHCLGKIEFWFKKKKSFGSASIIRTTSIPIVVTAAHCLYDWDDQSFYKDVSFYPYIDGLKTKIKPRMAVIPKLWATQGALDYDTGFLTFESSSTIHEYHTHAISAAFNLPPELTYFVTGFENKIIPSQKPFISHGKAQEDTYMNSTLQGVNSKYKSGMSGGAWVTKYQGQFVQNSVTSLSFKSVKNVLWGPYWGKTIESVFKVASGCEEPDSSVLTHRYNP, from the coding sequence TTGTCATCAGAACAAAAAAAAATATTGCATTGCTTAGGAAAGATAGAATTTTGGTTTAAGAAAAAAAAGTCTTTTGGCAGTGCGAGTATTATTCGAACAACTAGCATCCCGATCGTCGTGACCGCAGCTCATTGTTTATACGATTGGGACGACCAAAGTTTTTATAAAGACGTATCATTTTATCCTTATATCGATGGTTTGAAAACTAAGATCAAACCGAGAATGGCCGTAATACCTAAATTATGGGCTACACAAGGAGCTCTTGATTATGATACAGGTTTTTTAACTTTTGAATCATCTTCTACTATTCATGAATATCACACACACGCCATCTCAGCTGCGTTCAACCTACCACCAGAATTAACTTATTTTGTTACAGGTTTTGAAAATAAAATAATCCCTTCTCAGAAACCATTCATAAGCCATGGAAAGGCACAAGAAGATACTTATATGAATTCAACCTTACAAGGGGTGAACAGTAAGTACAAGAGCGGAATGTCAGGAGGCGCCTGGGTAACGAAATACCAGGGGCAGTTTGTACAAAATTCCGTTACAAGTCTAAGTTTTAAATCAGTAAAAAATGTTCTTTGGGGTCCTTATTGGGGAAAGACTATTGAGTCAGTTTTTAAAGTAGCTTCTGGTTGCGAAGAGCCTGACTCTAGCGTCTTAACACATAGATATAACCCATAG
- a CDS encoding ABC transporter ATP-binding protein, translating to MMKQKRNITGIKSFKIMIQPFLPSKWLIALALTLVLLQTCLSLIIPLMAKGFIDGLSSYTSIDIQTVILLSGVFLTQLISSSCSIYVMNYIGQYVVLSLRRHTWDKILRLPISYFDQHSSGSVMSRITNDTLIIKDFISSQLIPFISGLVSILGSIALLLFIDWKMTCLMLLIVPTVILVMIPLGKSMYKISKGLQDETASFQGDLGRVLTNIRLVKSFLAENQERATGLKRMQKLFHFGLKEGKIMAIIQPVTMSLMLLVLVVLFGYGSFRVSEGTLSAGSLVAIIFYMFQIATPFSQLTSFFAEFQKALGACERINYIRSTEPEINTLQLAESVETRNTLTFRNVFFSYLEDEPILHSINFQAEIGKVTAFIGPSGAGKTTIFSLIERFYQPNEGTITYKGNPIHSIPLSEWRHKIAYVSQDAPIMSGSIRSNLTYGLDNCSEDVIARAVTDANLESFIYSLPKRFDTEVGEHGIRLSGGQKQRLAIARAMIRDPEILLLDEATAHLDSNSEKLVQEALYRLMDGRTTIIIAHRLSTVIHADQLVVIENGTVTGKGVHQKLIEDHPFYQKLYEQQMPNERASYTIS from the coding sequence ATGATGAAGCAAAAAAGAAATATAACGGGTATAAAAAGTTTCAAAATTATGATCCAGCCTTTCCTACCATCAAAATGGTTAATAGCATTAGCTTTAACTCTAGTCCTGTTGCAGACCTGTTTATCTTTAATAATACCCTTGATGGCAAAAGGATTTATCGATGGATTAAGCAGCTACACTAGTATTGATATCCAGACAGTTATTTTATTGAGCGGTGTATTTTTAACACAACTTATTTCTTCTTCTTGCTCCATTTATGTAATGAACTACATAGGGCAATACGTAGTACTATCTCTTCGCAGACATACTTGGGATAAAATCTTACGATTACCCATATCTTATTTTGATCAACACTCTTCAGGTAGTGTGATGAGCAGAATTACTAACGACACACTAATCATCAAAGACTTTATTTCCTCGCAGTTAATCCCCTTTATTTCAGGCTTAGTGTCCATCCTTGGATCGATCGCGCTACTTTTATTTATAGATTGGAAAATGACTTGTCTAATGCTCCTAATAGTACCAACAGTAATACTAGTTATGATCCCCTTAGGAAAAAGCATGTACAAAATCTCTAAAGGGTTACAAGATGAAACTGCATCATTTCAAGGAGACCTTGGACGCGTCTTAACTAATATTCGATTGGTTAAATCTTTTTTAGCAGAAAATCAAGAAAGAGCTACTGGTTTAAAGCGCATGCAAAAACTGTTTCACTTCGGGCTAAAAGAGGGAAAAATAATGGCTATTATTCAACCTGTTACAATGAGTTTAATGCTTCTCGTTCTTGTGGTTTTATTCGGTTATGGTAGTTTTAGAGTTTCAGAAGGAACGTTATCAGCAGGTTCACTGGTGGCCATTATTTTTTACATGTTCCAAATCGCAACACCTTTTTCTCAATTAACGAGTTTCTTTGCGGAATTTCAAAAAGCTTTAGGGGCATGTGAGCGAATTAATTATATTCGTTCAACAGAGCCGGAAATTAACACCTTACAATTAGCTGAATCAGTCGAAACTCGCAACACTCTTACTTTTCGAAATGTTTTCTTTTCTTACTTAGAGGATGAACCGATATTACATTCTATAAATTTTCAAGCAGAAATTGGAAAAGTTACAGCTTTCATTGGACCAAGTGGGGCCGGAAAAACTACTATCTTTTCTCTGATCGAACGTTTTTATCAACCAAACGAAGGAACCATTACTTATAAGGGAAATCCTATTCATAGCATTCCACTTTCTGAATGGCGTCATAAAATAGCATATGTTTCTCAAGACGCCCCCATTATGTCGGGATCAATTAGATCCAACTTAACTTATGGTTTAGATAACTGCTCAGAAGACGTAATAGCAAGAGCTGTTACCGATGCGAATCTAGAATCATTTATTTATTCTTTACCAAAACGATTTGACACAGAAGTTGGAGAGCACGGTATCCGTCTGTCAGGAGGGCAAAAACAAAGATTAGCCATCGCAAGAGCTATGATTCGCGATCCTGAGATATTACTATTAGACGAAGCTACAGCCCACCTTGATAGTAATTCCGAAAAATTAGTTCAAGAAGCGTTATATCGATTAATGGACGGAAGAACTACCATAATTATTGCTCACAGATTGTCTACCGTAATTCATGCGGATCAATTAGTTGTTATCGAAAATGGGACTGTAACTGGTAAAGGTGTCCATCAAAAACTCATTGAGGACCACCCTTTTTATCAAAAACTTTATGAACAACAAATGCCAAACGAACGTGCTTCCTACACAATTAGCTAA
- a CDS encoding aromatic acid exporter family protein has protein sequence MLNIIGYRTIKTALGAALAIFIAEQLQLDFYVSAGITAILCISVTRKDSLKASWQRIVACVIGLALATVLFELIGYNVIVLCALLLLFIPIVVYVNAKKGIVTSTVFMLHLYTLEHVTVGILLNEILLLLIGVGAALLMNTYMPSNEKQMRNIQGEIEQCFQKVWSEYARYLRENITDWSGEELIIASRKIDEGLANALKATDNHLFRHDDYFYQYFKMRESLLEIMERMLPLISTLDYTVVQSQKIAAFMEELSNAVHPGNTAIYYLKRLEELTAEFREMELPHSRREFEVRSALFHLLYEMENYLTIKKKFKPDPERNKRL, from the coding sequence ATGTTGAACATCATTGGTTATCGCACCATAAAAACGGCGCTAGGTGCTGCACTTGCCATATTCATAGCAGAACAGCTGCAGCTTGATTTTTACGTATCTGCAGGAATTACTGCGATACTTTGTATATCAGTGACAAGAAAAGACTCTCTAAAAGCTTCCTGGCAGAGAATCGTTGCGTGTGTCATTGGATTGGCATTAGCGACCGTCCTGTTTGAATTGATCGGGTATAACGTTATCGTGCTCTGTGCTTTACTGCTTCTGTTCATTCCGATCGTCGTGTATGTCAATGCAAAGAAAGGCATTGTGACAAGCACCGTATTCATGCTCCATCTATACACACTGGAACATGTTACAGTCGGTATTCTGCTCAATGAAATCCTGCTGTTATTGATTGGGGTTGGAGCGGCATTGCTAATGAATACATATATGCCAAGCAATGAAAAACAAATGCGAAACATTCAAGGAGAAATCGAGCAATGTTTTCAAAAAGTCTGGTCTGAATATGCGCGCTATTTAAGGGAGAATATCACAGATTGGAGCGGGGAGGAACTCATCATCGCTTCCAGGAAAATTGATGAGGGACTTGCAAATGCATTAAAAGCGACCGATAACCATTTATTTCGCCATGATGATTACTTTTATCAATATTTTAAAATGAGAGAAAGTCTGCTTGAAATTATGGAACGCATGCTACCGCTGATATCAACGCTTGATTACACCGTCGTTCAAAGTCAAAAAATAGCTGCGTTTATGGAAGAACTCAGTAATGCCGTTCATCCAGGCAATACCGCCATCTATTATTTGAAAAGGTTAGAGGAATTGACGGCAGAATTTCGGGAAATGGAGTTGCCGCATTCCAGAAGAGAGTTCGAAGTGCGATCGGCATTATTTCATTTATTGTATGAGATGGAGAATTATTTGACGATTAAGAAGAAATTTAAACCAGATCCGGAGAGGAATAAGCGATTATAG
- a CDS encoding tautomerase family protein produces MPFIKISYHEEQYSKKELQFISTQIMNSLIKEFDVPYDDFFQVFDSHKNEQFHFNSHYLINAKRTKKLLYILITCGIGRTIEQKRNLYNTLTENLSENNIVTKENVFIILNETPLENWSFGMGEAQMVTNLNSATTITKENHFSYKEIKSNIRSTLGDLAPAFVDYTESVLFGDLWKRKNLSMRDRSLITLSSLITAGNIEQLPFHINLAKENKINEDEIIELITHLAFYTGWPKAASALDATKKVFSS; encoded by the coding sequence ATGCCATTTATTAAAATTAGTTATCATGAAGAGCAATATAGTAAAAAAGAATTACAATTTATTAGTACACAAATAATGAATTCTCTAATCAAAGAATTTGATGTTCCATATGATGATTTTTTTCAAGTATTTGATTCACACAAAAATGAACAGTTCCATTTCAATTCCCACTATTTAATCAATGCAAAAAGAACTAAAAAACTTTTGTATATTCTAATTACATGCGGAATAGGTAGAACTATTGAACAAAAGAGGAATCTATACAATACACTGACTGAAAACCTTAGTGAAAACAATATTGTCACTAAAGAAAATGTTTTTATCATTCTTAATGAGACTCCATTGGAAAATTGGTCATTTGGTATGGGAGAGGCACAGATGGTTACTAATTTAAACTCTGCTACTACAATAACAAAAGAAAATCATTTCTCTTATAAAGAAATAAAATCAAATATTAGAAGTACGCTAGGAGATTTAGCTCCTGCATTTGTAGACTATACTGAAAGTGTGCTTTTTGGTGATTTATGGAAGAGAAAAAACTTATCGATGCGAGATAGAAGTCTTATTACACTTTCTTCTTTAATTACAGCAGGTAATATAGAACAATTACCATTTCACATCAATTTAGCGAAGGAAAATAAAATCAATGAAGATGAAATAATTGAGTTAATTACGCACCTTGCATTCTATACTGGCTGGCCTAAGGCAGCTTCTGCACTGGATGCAACAAAAAAAGTATTTTCATCATAA
- a CDS encoding LysR family transcriptional regulator codes for MDLKELITFQTILRQGTFSKAAESLHYAQSTITNQIKRLEKELGIDLFYREWEAKLTPAGKIFAEEVDDLINHWKFVTEQAKAIQKEEVGTINIGIIDSITNIVPSILARFSKEKPKIVCNIIVGNTNSLAAALEKNEVDFAICAEIAGQFPYTFDSLYEEKLAFIVSKKHPFAGNSRRYSLEELCDYPIVTGGKNCIYQLKLEKELLTISKKPFCYTISQLSVIPTFITSIDRTIGVIVSSIPIPDNCMKLDVEISNSDIKIGIMRNLRNDNMTSSKQLLLTYLKEGLSRVN; via the coding sequence ATGGATTTAAAAGAATTAATCACTTTTCAAACGATACTAAGACAAGGGACTTTTTCCAAAGCTGCAGAATCACTTCATTATGCACAATCAACTATTACGAATCAAATTAAAAGATTAGAAAAGGAATTAGGAATTGACCTTTTCTATAGAGAGTGGGAAGCCAAATTAACACCTGCGGGGAAAATATTTGCTGAAGAAGTTGATGATCTTATCAACCATTGGAAGTTTGTTACGGAGCAGGCAAAAGCAATACAAAAAGAAGAAGTTGGAACTATTAATATAGGTATTATTGACTCAATAACGAATATAGTACCAAGTATTCTAGCTCGATTTAGTAAGGAAAAGCCTAAAATTGTTTGCAATATTATTGTAGGTAATACAAATTCTTTAGCAGCTGCTCTGGAGAAAAACGAAGTAGACTTTGCTATATGTGCAGAAATAGCAGGACAATTTCCATACACATTTGATTCTTTATATGAAGAGAAGTTAGCTTTTATCGTCTCCAAGAAGCATCCTTTCGCTGGTAATAGTAGAAGATACAGCTTAGAAGAACTATGCGATTATCCAATAGTTACTGGAGGAAAGAACTGCATTTATCAATTAAAGTTAGAAAAGGAACTACTTACTATTTCTAAAAAGCCCTTTTGTTATACGATTAGCCAGTTATCGGTCATCCCAACGTTTATTACATCCATAGATAGAACAATAGGTGTAATTGTCTCTTCCATACCTATTCCAGACAATTGTATGAAATTAGATGTTGAGATTAGCAATTCAGATATTAAGATAGGTATTATGAGAAATCTTAGAAATGATAACATGACGTCTTCAAAACAATTACTTTTAACATACTTAAAAGAAGGTCTTTCAAGGGTTAACTAA
- a CDS encoding GNAT family N-acetyltransferase yields the protein MIKLRFFERSDFQQLINWIETPEFLLQWGGPNFSFPLTEQQLENYLKDANTDNSPVLVYSVIEEETGYIIGHISLGNIDKNNKSARIGKVLVGDKNVRGKGIGLRMMKEILKVAFDELNLHRVSLGVFDFNASAIACYEKAGFLKEGLLRDSRKIGDGYWSLWEMSILENEWKEINKG from the coding sequence ATGATTAAATTAAGATTTTTTGAACGTTCAGATTTTCAACAACTTATAAATTGGATTGAAACCCCAGAATTTTTACTCCAATGGGGAGGTCCTAATTTTAGTTTCCCATTAACTGAACAACAGTTGGAAAATTATCTTAAAGATGCGAACACTGATAATTCTCCTGTTTTGGTATACAGTGTTATAGAAGAGGAAACGGGATATATAATAGGACATATATCATTAGGCAATATTGATAAAAACAATAAGTCAGCAAGAATAGGAAAAGTGTTGGTAGGAGATAAAAATGTCAGAGGTAAAGGAATAGGTTTACGAATGATGAAAGAAATTCTCAAAGTTGCATTTGATGAACTTAACCTACATAGAGTTAGTCTCGGTGTATTTGATTTTAACGCTTCAGCAATTGCGTGTTATGAAAAGGCGGGATTTTTAAAAGAAGGGTTACTTAGAGACTCAAGAAAGATTGGTGACGGATACTGGAGTTTATGGGAAATGAGTATTTTAGAGAATGAATGGAAGGAAATAAATAAAGGTTAG